In Desulfonatronospira thiodismutans ASO3-1, the sequence CATCGATCCCGCATGTTCCATCTCCTGCCAGCAGAGCCTTGGCCTCGGCCACGTAAGCATTGCCTGGACCAACCAGAATGTCAGCCGGCCTGTTTGTAAAATAACCATAGGCCATGGCCGCAACTCCCTGTACACCACCGAGTTCAAGAATCACATCCGCTCCGGCAAGATCCATGGCAAAAGCCACAGCCGGGGCGATACTCTCCTCTCTGGGAGGAGAGCAGGCAACAACAAAAGGTACTCCAGCAGCCTTAGCGGTAGCCACGCTCATTATGGCCGAACAGGCATGCGCGAATCGGCCTCCAGGTACGTAGCACCCGGCGACATCCACCGGCAGAACCCGTTGCCCCAGACGTACACCTGGATGAGGACGGACCTCGAAATCTTGAATGCTTTGGCGTTGCATCCGGGCAAAATTGAATACCTGGTCATGAGCAAAACGGATGTCGGTCTTGACCTGTTCCGGAACCATGGCAATCAACCGCTCCTTCTTTTCCTCCTGAAGCACGAAGTCTGTCGACCAGCCATCGTATTTTGCAGCCATCTCACGGACAGCGGGCTCGCCCCGTGTTCTGATGTCATCCAGCAGAAAGGTGACTGCCTCCCTGATCCTGGAGTTACCGTATGCTAATGACTTTTTTGCTTTTTTAACTAGTTCCATCGGGCGATGCTTCCAGCTGTTCAACCTGCATGAGTTCAGTTTTTCTAAAATACAATCAGGTCCCATCCAGTATTGTTAATGCCTTGAGTATCACTTAGCGGCTGAAAAAATTGTTGTCAATATTTTATAAAATTTTTTTTAAAATTTTTTATTTTTTTAAGGTTAAATTTTTCTTAACTTTGCAATCTTTTTGATGTAAATACCCTTGTCATATCTGCATTAAAGCAAATCTGTTTATCCTTAACAAGTCGTACTGACCGATAGGCTGGAGAGTGTTTGTGCAACCCAAATGTGCTTTCGGGTGGTGAAAAAAATGGAAGATAATAACTGTGAAATGAAGTCACTGGTGGCATATCAAAGGATCAGAGATATGATCATTTCCAGGGAAAAATTCCCCGGAACGCGCCTTGTTATCTCTGATCTGGAGGATGAACTGGGAATAGGCAAAGGGCCGATCAGGGAAGCCTTAATGCGTTTGGATCGTTCCGGTCTTGTGCGGAATATTCCTTATAAGGGTGCTGTGGTGGCAGAGGCTCCGCGAATGCGGGAAATTGAAGCCATATATGAAATGCGGGCCAAGCTGGAAACGACCCTCGCCTTAGAGGCCATGGAAAATGTGGATGAGCAAGACATTGCCAATCTGGAATCCATACTGTCTGAAATGGATCCAGAACTGAATCTCCATGAGTTATACCATCTGGATCGCTATTTCCATTCCCAGCTTTACGGATATTCAAGGTTACCCCATCTTTGCCTCGTAGTGGACAAGCTGATGGAGTCCGTAGACATTTTCCTTATCAATCGTCCTCGCGGCAGCAAGTATTTAATCCAGATGCAGGCTCAGCACAATCAGATTATTGATGCTCTCAAAAATAAGGATGAAACCATGCTCAAAAAGAGTTTGAAGCACAATATCAAGCATGGGTTGAGGCTGATCAAAAAGGCTTATGGTCCTTATATGCACCATTAGTGTTTGGGCTTCAAATATGAAACCCGGAAGTCGAAAAAACTGCCTTAAAATATTTACAGAAGGTACTCAAGGAAGCTGGAATATGTAATCTGGCCAGTTCTCTCGATGACCTTAAAGTCCCGCCTGGGAACAGGCTGCACAAACTTGCAGATGATCGTGAAGGACAGCATTCAATAGCTATAAAAGGGTTACGCGGGGACAGTCCCCTGGGCTTGTGCCATTAGCCAACACCATGCCCCCTGAATGGTTACGGAGACGGGAAGCTCTTACCTGTCCCCCATGTCCCACTCTCACAGGTGCTTTTGCGTCAACTGCTGCAAATCTCGTTCAACCAAAGAGTCTTCTGGAGGGAACAATCCAGATACCTGGGTCAGCAGCTTTCCTGACTTCCCTGCCCCGGTAGACAACCAGTCCTCCACGCCATCTATTGCCCAGTTTTAAAGCCACATCCTGCATGGTCCGAAAGTCTTTTGCATAGACTTTATCCCGGGACTTGATCTCTACTCCGGTTATACCGGCAGGGGTCTCTATTAATAAATCCAGTTCCCTCCCGGAGCGGGTTCGATAGAGATTTCTGACTAAGGTAGTCTTGCCGGTTTGCCTGGCCCCGGTGAGCACTGCGATCCGCTTTCTGGACGCTTCAGGCAGGGCTTGTTTTAAAAAACGAAAGCGAAGTGAATTTATTTGCATGCTCGTATATTAAGCTGTAAAATTTACGACGTCAACGGCAATTTTACATTCAATTTCTGTAAATATCGGCAAAGAGATCACCTCCCCGGGCTGTGTATCTCCTGACATTTTCAGCTGATCCATTGACATTCGTTATTTCGTAACCATTCAGGGGGACCTCGGTGTTGGCTGATGGCACAAGGCCAGGGGACTGTCCCCGCTAAGTGATGATTATGATGCATCACAAAATTTCGCGTCTGTACTTTTCCGTTGTGCAGTAAAAGTGTCGCGGGGACTGTCCCCTTGGCCGGTATCTGCCCCCTGA encodes:
- the hisD gene encoding histidinol dehydrogenase, with translation MELVKKAKKSLAYGNSRIREAVTFLLDDIRTRGEPAVREMAAKYDGWSTDFVLQEEKKERLIAMVPEQVKTDIRFAHDQVFNFARMQRQSIQDFEVRPHPGVRLGQRVLPVDVAGCYVPGGRFAHACSAIMSVATAKAAGVPFVVACSPPREESIAPAVAFAMDLAGADVILELGGVQGVAAMAYGYFTNRPADILVGPGNAYVAEAKALLAGDGTCGIDVYAGPTESAIIADRSADPMTIAIDLVSQAEHGPDSPVWLFTDCRDLAYQVLNLVPRVIADMPDPHVPKTAWADFGEIILCNNRDEICRVCDTYAPEHVQILAADPDWWLESLRSYGSLFLGEGSSVAHGDKCSGTNHILPTRKAAQHSGGLSVHKFLKISTYQEIDTEASKRFSAVASRLSRVEGMEGHARSCDWRLTKFFPRENWDFQVFKNHIS
- a CDS encoding GntR family transcriptional regulator, which codes for MEDNNCEMKSLVAYQRIRDMIISREKFPGTRLVISDLEDELGIGKGPIREALMRLDRSGLVRNIPYKGAVVAEAPRMREIEAIYEMRAKLETTLALEAMENVDEQDIANLESILSEMDPELNLHELYHLDRYFHSQLYGYSRLPHLCLVVDKLMESVDIFLINRPRGSKYLIQMQAQHNQIIDALKNKDETMLKKSLKHNIKHGLRLIKKAYGPYMHH